catactgtctgtatggagtttgccatgtctgcatgtatttctgctgggtgctccagttttctctcacaatccaaagatgtgcagttaggtggattggccacgctaaattgcctgtagtgtgcaGACTAGATAGGTCAGCTGtgcaaaatgcagggttacaggggatgGAGGAGAGGCAGTGAttgtgggtgggatactcttcacacGGTCAGTGCatactcagtgggccaaatggcatctATCTGCATTATATGGAATCTATGAAAGTTACTTAAGTGCGACACACCTTGCTGGATTTAAATTTTAAATAAGATTTTACGAATGCATTTTCAAACGTGACAACTTTCATTTTCATCTATTATTTTCTTAGAAGCTGCAACATCTTTGCCATAATGGACTCATTCAACCTTTTAGGGAGTTTCACTGGTTGCGTTAATGGTTTGGCAGTTCTTTGGCACCTCTCATTCATCCCATTTTGCTTCAGCCAGCTGCAACTTAAGACTGCGCTTCCACTTAAACGAAATTTTCCATTCCTTGCAATATGGAATGCACCAACGGAGCTATGCACAAAGAAGTTTGGAGTGACTTACAATCTGAAACCTTTTCCGATGGTATCCACCACACGAAGAAGTCCGCTTCAGCAGGACGTTAGGATCTTCTTCAATGGCATGGTTGGCTACTATCCTCACTATAATGAGTTGACTGGTCAAGAGTTCAATGGTGGCATCCCACAGCAGGTCAAAATGGATGAGCACTTGCAAAAGGCCGCACAGGATATTGAAGGGTTAATTCCATCCAACACGTCCAGGGGTTTAGCAATTATCGACTGGGAAAATTGGAGGCCTCTTTGGGATCGAAACTGGCACCACAAGTTCATCTACCAACACCAGTCCATTGAATTAGTCCAACAAAGGGATCTTTCCTTAACAAGGCAAAGGGCAGCTGCTATTGCCAAGACTGAATTCGAAGACGCTGCGAAACAGTTTCTATTAAAGTCTTTGCAGCTGGGAAAGAAATTAAGACCAAATCAACTCTGGGGATATTACTTATTCCCCCATTGTTACAACTACATGCACAAGAACAAAAACAGAACGTACACAGGGATGTGTCCGTCCCATGCAATATCACGGAACAATGAACTCCTCTGGCTATGGCAAGAAAGCACAGCCCTATACCCGAGTATTTATATGTCCAGGATATTCAAGTCTTCCAACAACGCAAAACTTTTTGTACAGAATCGTGTCCGAGAGGCGATGAGAGTGGCAGCATTTTCCAAGGAGAACcattctctccctgtctatcCCTACACCAGAGTAGTCTATCGTGATTCTCTAAATGAAACTCTCTCTGAGGTAAGAAGATAATTCATCAAACACTAATCACAAATCAGCAGCAGAATTTAAAGTGATGGGCTTATTGACTGATAGATGCTTATTCTAAACACTTGGTATTCCCATCAGAAGTTATCCAAAACTGAAGTAGTAAATTGGTTCATGTAAACTAACAACAACTTGCCTTTATTCGGCACCTGCAATATTTAAATGGTACGTTGTGTAATCAGACAAAGCTTAATACTGTCTCAAAGGGAGTACAAGTGCAGGTAACCAGCAGCTTAGTCAAAGAGGTAGTCAGGATGTAACAATTTAAGTCATCCACAGTTTAGACTATTATTTCTGTCACATGGGTTTAAATTCCCACCACAGCGGTTTGGGGAAGGAATTTAAGCTCAATTCATTAGAGTTATAGagtaagagatgtacagcacggaaatagatgcTTCAAGTctgactcgtccatgccaaccaattaTCCTAAGTTAGTCTagacctatttgccagcatttggcccatatccctctaaacccttcctattcatatacccatccagatgccttttaaatgttgtaattgtaccagtctctacaacttcctctggcagttcattctgtacaagcatcaccctctgcatgaaaaagttgccctttaggtcccttttaaatctttcccctctcattttaaacctatgccctctagtttaatATGGGATAAATTTCTCGACATAAATAATAATGAATTGTTGTGATTTACTCATCACCTTCAGATAAAGAAAAAACTACCATTCTTACCTGATCTAGCCTTAATGGGACACTGACTCTTAGCAAGCCCTGTGACAGGGAAGAGTTCTGTGGGTGCAGTTACCCTACATGGACTGTGGCTGTTCAAGGAGGCAACTGACATTCATCTCCAAGTTGGTCTTGCCAGAGTTGACCATATGAATGAAAGAACGCAAGTCAAAGAGAGTACAGTGATGCAGAATTTGAGGACACAAATTTTCAGCCATTCAATGAGTTCTTGACCATTGATTATTCATCTGCAGACTGGGGCTTTCAACCTCCACTCATCTCTTCCCAGGAAGTGAAATGAAAGCGCTAACAAGCTGGGCATCCTTATCAGGAGGAGGAAATACTGCATGGCGCAACTAAAGTGATCTAGAAGGGTTGATACGTAGGAATAGTGGTAGCAGTCCAATTCAGATATGTTAACACAAGAACGTAATCATAAAAATCAGCATTGGTCAGCTGGGAACCAACAGCAGACCCAGACAGTTTTATAACTTGTATCATTTCCAAGTTTAATGTCAACTTTCATAAATTATGGGAAAATTTCATTTGTGCTTTAAAAAGAAAATGCTTTTTAGCATTACCGCATAGTGCCTAGCTGCGTACAAAAGGAGACTAAAGCTTAGCAgagatatataaaaaaaacagtaGTAAACTGGGTGACTGACAGCACCATGGAGTGCAGTAGACAGCTAGAGATAGCCAAAATATTAGCACATAAGGGAAGTGCCAAAGGACACAGGCAGGTCATTGGCAAGTCTAAGGACTGTATTTATTGGGGCCAAATAATTTGTTCCAGAAAGTCAGGCAGTGAATAATAGAACTGGGATCCAATCCTTACCTTTTACAAGCCTTCATGTACTTGTAGAAAACAAGTCCAGTTCTGAACTCAaagcattaattctgatttctctccacaggtgctgccagatctgctgagtttctccagcaatttttggtttTGCTTGGAATTGGGCAACCTTTCTGGCTCAGGTTCAAGCCCCACCTACTCGAGAGATGCGTCAACCCTGGTCAGGTTGATTGAAAAAAATCAATCTACATTGCTTTGTAGGGGCGCTTGTGGTACATTGGAAGTGTCCTGACCTCTAacccaggagctgaaaatgtgttgctggaaaagcgcagcaggtcaggcagcgtccaaggagcaggagaatcgacgtttcgggcatgaacccttcttcaggaatgagggaagtCAGGTAGTGAATAATAGAACTGGGATCCAATCCTTACCTTTTACCAGCCTTCATGTACTTGCAGAAAACAAGTCCAGTTCTGAACTCAAAGCATTAATCAaggctttcctcattcctgaaaaaggggtcatgcctgaaacgtcgattctcctgctccttggatgctgcctgacctgctgcgcttttccagcaacacattttcagctctgatctctactatctgcagtcttcactttctcctctacgccaggaggcccaggttcaaatgCCACTTGTTCCAGGGGTGTGTTATGCCATTGCTGTATGGATTGACTTGAATTACTTATTATTCCACAAGAGCATCAGGAAAGGCAGTTTTACATTGCATGCCACTCTGTGTtagggaaataaaacactcttTGGGTATATGTTATAGGAGAAAGTTTTATTTGAATAAGCCAACTGCGCTGCTATGTGCAATCAGTTTGCAGTTCATTGTGACATTAATCCTTTTATCTCCACCTATTCCCTCCGAGATAATCCTCTCTGACCACCCACTTCGTTCTCAAATAAATTGTTCCTATTACCATGCTGCGGTTTGGAGTTTGAGTTTCAGTGTTGGCTGATGCTGAACTCAGCTACAAACATTATTTGATGAATTCCACTAGTCGATTGGCAAACATTATTCTGATGTGGAAACACTTAAAACTTCAAAGCTGCCATTTCAACATAACTTAATCCTTAGTTCTTAGGATTGTGTCAGTTGGACACATTTTCCAAGTGACTATTGTCAGCTGTCAGTTAGAAAAGGACAACCAAAATTAGGCACTAGTAAAAAAAATCATCAATGTTCATATTGCATTTAGCATAAACTCTTTCCTTTCATCTTTGAGCACCTTACCTGACATTTCCCATACAGCAAGTTTACTCCAAACACGAAGCACTCTGGGAAAGTTATTTTTTCTATTTTGTGTCTACAGTTGTATTCCCATTGATATCCTCTGTCTAGTCTTATCTGGTTTTCCTTGACTGAACTATAACACAAGACTCCATTAAAAGTTTTGGATTCTTTGAGTTCCACACTTTAATTACCCTCTTCCCCAAATTGGAAGAATTGAAATTGCAGGTTATCTGCTTTTCACTTCACATAAACAATTTCGCAATCTTCTCTGACCCTTTCCAATGCACATAATGCGCATGTTCTGCTGGAACATTGTCTTTTCGGGATGAAGCAAGTGTGGAGGTGGAAGGAATTAGGCAGCGCTGAATTGAGGTGCCTCATAGCCGTAGCCGATCATGACATGTGTCAACAATATGTTCAGACAAATCAGGACTTCAATTCAGGAAGGGGAAGAAGAACTTGCTTTAATGTAGCAAGTTTCACAATGACCAGATGTCTCAAAGAGCTTTATTGCCAATTAAGTGACTTTGaagtcactgttgtaatatagGAAGCATGACAGCCGTATTACATGACATCCTTTGAACTTCCATAAATAATATTGTGATAATCTGATTTTAGTGATGGTATGTGAGGAACTGGATCTTTGGAATAACCATCCAACCATCTTAGAAGTAATATCATATAATCTTTTACACCACACGAAGAGGTAAATGGGACCTCGGTTTGATATCACCTCTAAAAGacagcccctctgacagtgcactgttcccTCAGTATTGCATTGGACTGTCAGTCTTGTTAGTGTAATCAAGCCCTGaagagaaacaaattgcacaagCATTACTATTATCACATTGGTTTAGGTCGCACATAGAAACTTATTTTGTTTTATGCAATTTGTCCAGTTGAAGTAGTCTGCAATGATTGAGGTTATCTCATACTTTTGTTATGATAAACCAATCAGATCACGATCAACTTTGCAAAACGAAAAGTCTTGTAAACTTATGTGTTTTCACCTCTCTAATCCAGACCTGTTGGCATGCTTAGTTACTTGACCTTTTCATGTGAAGAACTAACTTACAAACTTTCACCCCAGGACGACCTTATCAGGACAATTGGTGAAAGTGCCTCTCTGGGAGCAGCGGGGATCGTTGTGTGGGAAAGCTCAAACATAACTCAAAATCAAGTaagctatcttaccaaacttttCACCCCTCATGATTCACTTTGCTACAGCTGTTTAACAGAATACCCATTCTGTCATCATCCTAAAGTGAATAGAAATGTTTGATCACAATCAGCTCTGTACTCAGAAATAATCACCAAACTCCAGCAATGATGTCACATGGCA
This portion of the Chiloscyllium punctatum isolate Juve2018m chromosome 45, sChiPun1.3, whole genome shotgun sequence genome encodes:
- the LOC140467114 gene encoding LOW QUALITY PROTEIN: hyaluronidase-1-like (The sequence of the model RefSeq protein was modified relative to this genomic sequence to represent the inferred CDS: deleted 1 base in 1 codon), coding for MDSFNLLGSFTGCVNGLAVLWHLSFIPFCFSQLQLKTALPLKRNFPFLAIWNAPTELCTKKFGVTYNLKPFPMVSTTRRSPLQQDVRIFFNGMVGYYPHYNELTGQEFNGGIPQQVKMDEHLQKAAQDIEGLIPSNTSRGLAIIDWENWRPLWDRNWHHKFIYQHQSIELVQQRDLSLTRQRAAAIAKTEFEDAAKQFLLKSLQLGKKLRPNQLWGYYLFPHCYNYMHKNKNRTYTGMCPSHAISRNNELLWLWQESTALYPSIYMSRIFKSSNNAKLFVQNRVREAMRVAAFSKENHSLPVYPYTRVVYRDSLNETLSEDDLIRTIGESASLGAAGIVVWESSNITQNQQSCSMLQSFIDDVLGRYILNVTRAARLCSRALCSNKGRCLRKNWESSDYLHLNPSSFKIHKKRNGQLSVKGQESFSDLLYLAEKFTCQCYVGKNCDFQSPFANTTELHVDSARNVFFKKHASTKIVSCQILH